One Ktedonobacteraceae bacterium genomic region harbors:
- a CDS encoding YkgJ family cysteine cluster protein, with the protein MDCRVGCGACCIALSISSPIPGMPHGKPAGVRCIHLTKDNRCALFGRPERPEVCNRLQPSEDICGHSTREAFVRLASLERATKPSTRE; encoded by the coding sequence ATGGACTGCCGGGTTGGCTGCGGAGCCTGTTGTATTGCGCTATCGATATCGTCACCTATTCCTGGTATGCCTCATGGCAAACCAGCCGGGGTGCGCTGTATTCACCTGACGAAGGACAATCGCTGCGCGCTCTTCGGTAGGCCGGAGCGACCGGAAGTCTGCAATAGATTGCAACCATCTGAAGACATATGCGGACACTCTACAAGAGAGGCATTTGTTCGCCTTGCATCCCTTGAGCGCGCGACCAAGCCTTCGACCAGGGAATGA
- a CDS encoding metal-sensitive transcriptional regulator produces MQEERKPEVLKRLSYIEGHVAGIRKMVEDDKYCIDILRQTHAVRKALEKLEAIILEGHLRTCVPEGIKGDREEAVIQELIQLYTIAGNQ; encoded by the coding sequence ATGCAAGAAGAGCGCAAACCGGAGGTGTTGAAACGCCTCTCTTATATCGAGGGACATGTAGCTGGAATACGTAAGATGGTGGAGGACGACAAGTACTGTATCGACATCTTACGCCAGACGCATGCCGTGCGCAAAGCGCTGGAAAAATTGGAGGCGATCATCCTGGAAGGACACTTGCGCACCTGCGTCCCCGAAGGAATCAAGGGCGACCGCGAAGAGGCAGTGATCCAGGAATTGATTCAGCTTTATACTATCGCTGGGAATCAGTAG
- a CDS encoding heavy metal translocating P-type ATPase — MNDVKLKALIMVTGTKGMPAEKTSQARIAAAGENSAVFEIEGMTCASCAMRIEKGLKKVPGVKDASVNLATEKATVIYDPALTDIERMAQKVEAVGYKAYPHASPTQQMQLIASTSNLPESQDVAASIMSQEDEQSRRRQAAITRKRNLLIVGILLTLPVALLSMFFMNRFPGENYLLLALTTPVWALVGWEFHRGAIKNLRHASANMDTLVSVGSTAAYVLSVVATFLPQIVGGTTFYDTTALIITLIFLGKYLEARATGQTNEAIKKLVGLQAHTARVIRSGKEIELPIEQVRAGDELIVRPGEKIPADGVVLSGSSSVDESMITGESIPVEKSEGDELIGATINQGGLLRMRATKVGADTVLANIIRMVEQAQGSKAPIQRLADRIASIFVPAVLVIAALTFIAWAIIGNLTGIAPTTAGMMSASNPWIVAIVAAVAVLVVACPCALGLATPTAIMVGTGKGAEQGILIRGGESLERISATRTVLLDKTGTITKGKPELTDTIAVEDWQAGDILRLVAGAEQGSEHPLAAAILEGATARGIALDVVPEKFAALAGRGVEAVVDGHDVLAGTGQLMRERAIAYDALEKQLETLEGQGKTVMLVAIDGKLAGLLAVADTVKAGSQEAIRQLQEQGLEVWMITGDNRRAALAIAAQVGIPAEHVLAEVLPEEKAGQVKRLQERGLLVAFAGDGINDAPALAQADAGIAMGTGTDIAMEAADITLVKGNLKSVVTALNLSRATLRTIRQNLFWAFAYNVILIPTAILSPLIPFLRENAPIFAAAAMALSSVTVVSNSLRLRRFGR, encoded by the coding sequence TTGAACGACGTAAAACTAAAGGCTTTGATTATGGTTACCGGTACAAAAGGTATGCCGGCGGAAAAAACTTCACAGGCTCGGATAGCGGCCGCTGGAGAGAACTCTGCTGTTTTTGAGATAGAAGGAATGACCTGCGCCTCATGCGCCATGCGGATCGAAAAAGGGCTGAAGAAGGTGCCTGGGGTCAAGGACGCCAGTGTCAATCTTGCTACAGAGAAAGCAACCGTCATCTATGATCCAGCATTGACGGATATAGAGCGGATGGCGCAGAAAGTGGAGGCGGTAGGATACAAAGCCTATCCGCATGCTTCACCAACACAGCAAATGCAGTTGATAGCATCCACCAGCAACCTGCCCGAGTCTCAAGATGTAGCCGCATCGATCATGTCGCAAGAGGATGAACAGAGCCGGCGGAGGCAGGCAGCGATTACTCGCAAGCGCAATCTGCTGATTGTAGGAATCCTGCTTACCCTGCCGGTTGCTCTCCTGAGCATGTTTTTCATGAATCGTTTCCCTGGCGAAAATTACCTGCTGTTGGCCCTGACTACACCTGTATGGGCGCTTGTGGGCTGGGAGTTTCATCGTGGGGCCATTAAAAACCTGCGCCACGCCAGCGCCAATATGGATACGCTGGTCTCTGTTGGATCGACGGCGGCCTATGTGCTGAGCGTAGTCGCGACCTTTTTGCCGCAGATTGTTGGTGGCACCACTTTTTATGATACGACGGCCCTGATCATCACCCTGATCTTCCTCGGCAAGTATCTTGAGGCACGCGCAACAGGACAGACTAACGAGGCTATCAAAAAACTGGTGGGCTTGCAGGCACATACCGCCCGCGTGATACGTTCGGGAAAAGAGATAGAGCTTCCCATTGAGCAGGTACGGGCCGGTGATGAACTCATCGTGCGGCCAGGGGAGAAGATTCCCGCCGATGGAGTTGTGCTTTCGGGGTCTTCTTCGGTCGATGAATCAATGATTACAGGCGAAAGCATACCCGTTGAGAAGAGTGAAGGCGATGAGTTGATCGGTGCGACCATCAACCAGGGCGGATTGCTGCGCATGAGGGCCACGAAAGTTGGAGCCGATACGGTACTGGCAAATATTATTCGTATGGTCGAGCAGGCGCAAGGCTCAAAGGCTCCCATCCAACGCCTGGCCGATAGGATTGCGAGCATTTTTGTACCGGCAGTGCTGGTAATCGCGGCATTAACATTCATCGCCTGGGCCATTATTGGCAATCTCACGGGCATAGCTCCCACGACCGCCGGTATGATGAGCGCGAGCAATCCCTGGATTGTCGCTATCGTTGCCGCCGTTGCCGTACTGGTCGTTGCCTGCCCATGCGCATTAGGACTCGCGACCCCGACCGCTATCATGGTTGGGACGGGCAAGGGCGCGGAGCAGGGTATTCTGATTCGCGGCGGCGAGAGCCTGGAACGCATCTCAGCAACTCGTACGGTGCTGCTTGACAAGACCGGCACCATCACGAAGGGCAAGCCTGAACTGACTGACACGATTGCGGTTGAGGATTGGCAAGCCGGCGACATATTACGGCTGGTTGCCGGGGCAGAACAGGGTTCCGAACATCCTTTAGCCGCCGCGATTCTTGAGGGCGCCACGGCAAGAGGCATCGCGCTCGATGTTGTTCCTGAAAAATTCGCGGCACTGGCCGGAAGAGGTGTGGAAGCAGTCGTCGACGGGCATGACGTGCTGGCCGGCACAGGACAACTGATGCGCGAGCGAGCTATAGCATACGATGCATTAGAGAAGCAACTGGAAACCCTGGAGGGACAGGGCAAGACGGTTATGCTGGTCGCTATCGATGGCAAGCTGGCCGGGTTGCTGGCCGTAGCCGATACTGTCAAAGCGGGCTCGCAAGAGGCTATCAGACAATTGCAGGAACAGGGCTTAGAGGTCTGGATGATTACCGGAGATAACCGGCGCGCGGCACTGGCAATCGCGGCCCAGGTTGGCATTCCTGCCGAACACGTGCTTGCGGAGGTGCTACCGGAAGAGAAAGCCGGCCAGGTCAAACGCTTGCAGGAGCGCGGACTGCTCGTCGCGTTTGCCGGCGATGGCATCAACGATGCTCCGGCACTGGCACAGGCCGATGCCGGTATCGCGATGGGTACGGGCACAGATATCGCGATGGAGGCCGCGGATATTACGCTGGTCAAGGGCAATCTGAAGAGTGTTGTGACCGCGCTGAACCTTTCGCGGGCTACGCTGCGCACGATCCGGCAGAATCTTTTCTGGGCCTTTGCCTACAATGTGATTCTCATTCCTACGGCGATCCTCTCGCCGCTGATCCCTTTCTTGCGAGAGAATGCACCCATTTTCGCGGCAGCGGCAATGGCACTTTCATCGGTAACAGTCGTGAGCAATTCATTGCGATTGCGCAGGTTTGGACGGTAG
- a CDS encoding glycosyltransferase has protein sequence MLTVMQIVGNSVIGGTENHVLDLVQGLEKSGINVEVICPRPGPLSEQLARLDIRAQFVEMVHPWVNEDYLLDRDAISNLASLIKKKRPDVVHSHLYPAYLHASLAAKETGVHAIVNTAHNGVIRPRDALLSHMTGAHTIAISQGIAHLLKSVGVPAENIEVIYKGIGPEHFEDDIETLQRLRAELGLESRLIIGTSTRLSQEKGVDTFLYAMRQVADVYPDIIGLIVGDGPQATELGHLADELGLQDTVHFLGTRKDVPVLNRLLDIFVLPSRRETFPMTLLEAMAASRTVIATNVGGTTEVITHAVDGWLIPPDDPWALSKAILMLLKHPARRAAMGAVAHRKVVSHFSRDRMVQQTLAFYEHLLGMSSRSEPLWFPSLWLSRR, from the coding sequence ATGCTTACAGTTATGCAAATTGTTGGCAACTCTGTCATCGGGGGAACCGAGAATCATGTGCTCGATCTCGTGCAAGGGCTTGAGAAATCGGGGATAAATGTCGAAGTTATTTGCCCGCGACCAGGCCCATTGAGCGAGCAACTCGCCAGGCTCGATATACGAGCGCAGTTTGTGGAAATGGTTCACCCATGGGTCAATGAAGACTACCTTCTTGATCGGGACGCTATCTCGAATCTGGCTTCCCTCATTAAAAAGAAACGGCCAGATGTGGTACATAGCCATCTCTACCCCGCTTACCTGCACGCCAGCCTGGCGGCAAAGGAAACGGGTGTACACGCTATCGTCAACACGGCTCATAACGGCGTTATTCGCCCCCGTGACGCCCTTCTCAGCCATATGACCGGCGCTCATACCATTGCCATATCGCAGGGCATTGCTCACCTTCTCAAGAGTGTAGGGGTGCCGGCGGAAAATATTGAGGTGATCTATAAAGGTATTGGCCCCGAACATTTTGAGGACGATATCGAAACCCTACAACGCCTGCGCGCGGAACTAGGCCTGGAGAGCAGGTTGATTATTGGCACATCCACCCGCCTTTCGCAAGAAAAGGGTGTGGATACCTTTCTATATGCCATGCGGCAGGTGGCCGACGTGTACCCGGATATTATTGGACTCATCGTTGGCGATGGGCCTCAAGCCACAGAACTGGGCCATCTCGCCGATGAGCTTGGCCTGCAAGATACCGTGCATTTTCTGGGCACGCGCAAAGATGTCCCCGTACTGAACAGGCTCCTCGATATCTTTGTCCTGCCATCGCGGCGAGAAACATTTCCAATGACATTATTGGAAGCTATGGCCGCGAGCAGAACGGTGATCGCTACAAATGTCGGCGGCACCACTGAAGTCATTACCCATGCTGTCGATGGCTGGCTGATACCGCCAGATGATCCCTGGGCGCTCTCAAAGGCAATTCTTATGCTGTTAAAACATCCCGCGCGTCGGGCCGCCATGGGAGCTGTCGCGCATAGAAAAGTCGTCTCGCACTTTAGCCGCGATCGTATGGTTCAACAGACACTGGCCTTTTATGAGCACCTGCTCGGCATGTCTTCACGATCTGAACCCCTATGGTTCCCTTCGCTATGGCTAAGCCGGCGGTAA
- a CDS encoding heavy-metal-associated domain-containing protein has protein sequence MTQSTTLIAPDISCEHCQHAIEEAVGNVEGVSSVQVDIPTKSIHLIYDPQKVALEKIVEVLDDTGYTVAL, from the coding sequence ATGACTCAATCGACAACACTGATAGCGCCAGACATTTCTTGCGAGCATTGCCAGCACGCTATCGAGGAGGCAGTAGGAAACGTCGAGGGAGTGAGCAGCGTTCAGGTTGATATTCCGACGAAAAGTATTCACCTGATCTATGACCCTCAAAAGGTCGCGCTGGAGAAAATCGTAGAAGTCCTTGACGATACCGGCTACACGGTAGCATTATAG
- a CDS encoding serine/threonine-protein kinase, producing MSLEGKQIGRYRLIRILGSGGMGDVYLAEDARIEQHIAIKVIRAEIGPYSTEKAREDGVRLFLREAKAIAKLDHPNILPMYDVGEELIGDTTIMFMVMPYRAEGSLAQWLRQHINGTLLTPQVVKQIVQQAAAALQHAHNRQVIHQDVKPSNFLLRTREDVNGFPDLLLSDFGIARFITATSSASQSIRGTPSYMAPEQWEGTPTPSADQYALAVMAYELLTGSLPFQGGPANMMYQHLHVQPKSPGSLNPQLSSEIDAVLLHALAKDPKERFTSISAFANAFNQAVDGMTGAQRAFSGVDLDRSDRTTPLVFAPGFDISAPVKPSSNTPAPESYAVAYVRPPDTPPAATVTATPIQDPVLAEPDKLKLPASGTMEQASRSGTIFPPLRELDATAAVEPPVQAARKKKRQPFLIAALIVLIVALVGGGIVYAGPALFNKGTGSVTSRSNPPAHSQGPAIASSATVTIIPTTDDLKNAFTISAVTGTPSHSQHQVGAQVISASTPSNSLTVNATGTGTIPGTHASGTVCIDNFDTSSSLTLLVGSVYSNTYPDAPFFHMVLDATETLPPAPSPSTWSQKCGPAHVLEVGTIGNNIFNNNQYGQLSYSVFTNSSLRFTNGKDPQQYTAVQQSDINNAATTLINANSPDPQQVLQPQIQSNQRMVSTPQCKPNIVSNHQAGDRASNVTVTVHFTCSGEVYDYTGAIAMAVALLKAQAASKPGPGYALVGTIKTTFINATLSNPGNGTISIQVSAAGLWVYQFNTAQEQQLAQLIEGKSKQVALETLTNKPGIDKVSIQIPGDDTLLLPTRPDQISFVIQSPSGP from the coding sequence ATGTCGCTCGAGGGAAAGCAAATTGGTCGCTATCGCCTGATACGCATCCTGGGGAGCGGCGGCATGGGCGATGTCTACCTCGCTGAAGATGCACGTATCGAACAGCATATAGCTATCAAGGTGATACGGGCTGAGATAGGCCCGTATTCAACGGAAAAAGCGCGTGAGGATGGAGTGCGCCTATTCTTGCGCGAGGCTAAAGCTATTGCCAAGCTCGATCACCCCAATATTCTCCCCATGTACGATGTGGGAGAAGAGCTGATCGGCGATACGACCATCATGTTCATGGTGATGCCTTATCGCGCCGAAGGGTCGTTAGCCCAATGGTTACGCCAGCATATAAATGGGACATTGCTAACACCGCAGGTAGTCAAGCAAATCGTACAACAAGCCGCAGCCGCGCTCCAACACGCTCACAATCGCCAGGTAATTCATCAGGATGTGAAACCGTCCAATTTCCTGCTACGCACTCGTGAAGATGTCAATGGCTTTCCCGACCTGCTGCTCTCAGACTTTGGCATTGCACGCTTTATTACAGCAACTTCGAGCGCGAGCCAGTCTATTCGAGGAACGCCATCTTACATGGCCCCAGAACAGTGGGAGGGTACACCAACGCCTTCTGCGGACCAGTACGCCCTGGCGGTTATGGCTTACGAATTACTTACTGGAAGCCTGCCATTCCAAGGTGGGCCAGCAAACATGATGTACCAGCATCTTCACGTACAGCCAAAATCACCAGGCAGCTTGAACCCTCAGCTTTCAAGTGAAATCGATGCTGTTCTTCTACATGCTCTGGCAAAAGACCCTAAAGAGCGTTTTACCTCGATTAGCGCCTTCGCCAATGCCTTCAACCAAGCGGTAGATGGAATGACAGGCGCTCAGAGAGCCTTTTCCGGTGTTGATCTGGATCGCTCAGACAGGACAACACCTCTTGTTTTCGCACCAGGATTTGATATTTCTGCACCGGTCAAGCCTTCCTCGAACACCCCCGCTCCTGAAAGCTACGCGGTAGCATATGTACGACCACCAGATACTCCACCAGCAGCCACCGTTACTGCCACCCCCATTCAGGACCCCGTCCTGGCTGAGCCAGATAAACTAAAGCTACCGGCAAGCGGAACAATGGAACAAGCTTCCAGATCAGGCACTATTTTTCCGCCTTTGAGAGAACTGGATGCTACAGCAGCAGTAGAACCACCTGTACAGGCTGCTCGCAAGAAAAAGCGCCAACCATTTTTAATCGCCGCATTGATTGTGCTTATTGTGGCACTCGTCGGCGGTGGAATTGTTTATGCAGGCCCGGCCCTCTTCAATAAGGGCACTGGCAGCGTCACTAGCAGGAGTAACCCGCCTGCTCATTCTCAGGGACCTGCAATTGCCAGTTCCGCTACTGTAACGATCATCCCAACCACCGATGATTTGAAAAACGCCTTCACGATTTCGGCGGTAACAGGAACTCCAAGTCATTCCCAGCATCAAGTAGGAGCGCAGGTGATCTCGGCCAGCACGCCCTCAAACTCTTTGACGGTCAATGCCACGGGCACAGGCACGATTCCGGGTACACACGCGTCAGGCACAGTTTGCATCGACAATTTTGATACCTCTTCTTCTCTTACACTGCTAGTAGGTTCCGTCTACAGCAACACATATCCGGATGCTCCTTTCTTTCACATGGTATTGGATGCAACGGAAACACTTCCACCTGCTCCTTCACCTTCTACATGGTCACAAAAGTGCGGCCCTGCCCATGTGCTTGAAGTAGGGACGATAGGAAACAATATTTTTAATAACAATCAATACGGGCAGTTGTCATACAGCGTTTTTACTAATTCATCACTCAGATTTACTAATGGGAAAGACCCGCAACAGTATACTGCCGTGCAGCAGAGCGATATCAATAACGCCGCTACTACGTTGATTAACGCAAACTCACCTGATCCACAGCAAGTGCTGCAACCGCAAATCCAGTCGAATCAACGTATGGTCAGCACTCCGCAATGTAAACCAAACATTGTCTCCAATCATCAGGCGGGTGATAGAGCATCGAACGTCACCGTAACGGTGCATTTCACATGCTCTGGTGAGGTCTACGATTACACCGGAGCGATTGCTATGGCTGTAGCACTACTCAAAGCCCAGGCTGCGTCCAAGCCCGGTCCGGGTTATGCACTAGTAGGAACAATCAAGACAACTTTCATAAATGCGACGCTGTCAAATCCGGGTAATGGAACGATAAGCATACAGGTGAGCGCCGCGGGTTTATGGGTGTACCAGTTCAACACAGCACAGGAACAACAACTCGCACAGCTTATCGAAGGGAAAAGTAAGCAAGTAGCTCTGGAAACACTGACAAATAAGCCAGGAATCGACAAGGTATCTATTCAAATTCCCGGAGACGATACGCTCCTTTTACCTACCAGGCCTGATCAGATTTCGTTTGTAATACAATCGCCTTCTGGCCCGTGA
- a CDS encoding acyltransferase, whose amino-acid sequence MAFGKWLRAGLEDEPKKNTIPVLDGVRAFACLIVIWFHIYRIPRDLHIWNTPPSDHPLLNSFLYFGRYGVTLFFVLSGFLLFLPFAKALLFEKTWPSMRRFYLRRVFRIIPAYYLSLILIVLFLQRQYLQPQHWPDLGLFLSLFMDASRATFKQLNAPFWTLAIEWQYYMLLPLLVLAIRLIAWRVKQNYRLPATIVCLLALIAWGLFSRYFGTYFSQHPSATFLVPRSVLNIFLIFTYGQSGKYLEDFGVGMLLALFYVYAQHPSISSRVRETLQNWSPWLMLAGLLCLFAMILWSYNQRFVNVWPFFSSPIFLQSNYLVGELSISLFFGLCILALLFGTTWLKRPLEWLPLRWLGMISFSLYMWHLPLIFVFIRLVGLPLLKGWSPEQSYGIYWLWVLVVVIPFSFLFYKWVEQPGMKFGERFYRRKQHTPGRTEQSSLPEHEKQAA is encoded by the coding sequence ATGGCATTTGGTAAGTGGTTACGGGCGGGATTAGAGGATGAGCCAAAGAAAAATACAATTCCCGTGCTTGATGGCGTCCGTGCGTTCGCCTGCTTGATCGTTATCTGGTTTCATATCTATCGCATACCGCGCGATCTGCATATCTGGAATACGCCGCCGTCGGACCATCCATTACTCAACTCTTTTCTTTACTTCGGCAGGTATGGTGTGACGCTCTTTTTTGTCCTTTCAGGCTTCCTGCTCTTTCTGCCATTTGCGAAGGCGCTGCTTTTCGAGAAAACGTGGCCTTCAATGCGCCGCTTCTACCTGCGGCGTGTCTTCCGCATTATCCCGGCCTATTACCTCTCGCTGATACTCATTGTCCTGTTTCTCCAGAGACAATACTTGCAACCACAACATTGGCCAGACCTGGGATTGTTTTTGAGCCTCTTCATGGATGCTTCCCGGGCCACCTTCAAACAACTCAACGCGCCGTTCTGGACGCTGGCAATTGAGTGGCAGTATTACATGCTTTTACCGCTGCTGGTGCTGGCTATACGGCTCATCGCCTGGCGCGTCAAACAGAACTATCGCCTGCCTGCGACAATCGTTTGCCTGCTGGCATTGATCGCCTGGGGGCTTTTCTCGCGCTACTTCGGCACCTATTTCAGCCAGCATCCATCAGCAACGTTCCTGGTTCCGCGCTCTGTACTCAATATCTTCCTGATCTTTACCTATGGGCAAAGCGGAAAATATCTCGAGGATTTCGGCGTAGGAATGTTGCTTGCCCTCTTTTATGTGTATGCACAGCATCCTTCGATTTCTTCAAGGGTCCGTGAGACCCTGCAAAATTGGAGTCCCTGGCTTATGCTCGCCGGTCTGTTGTGCCTGTTCGCTATGATTCTATGGAGTTACAATCAGAGATTTGTGAATGTGTGGCCGTTTTTCAGCAGTCCGATCTTCTTGCAGAGCAATTACCTGGTTGGAGAACTCAGCATCTCGCTCTTCTTCGGTCTCTGCATTCTCGCATTACTTTTCGGAACAACCTGGCTCAAACGCCCATTGGAATGGTTACCGCTGCGCTGGCTTGGGATGATCTCCTTTAGCCTGTACATGTGGCATCTCCCACTCATCTTCGTTTTTATTCGCCTGGTGGGACTGCCTTTGCTCAAAGGGTGGTCGCCTGAGCAGTCCTATGGTATTTACTGGCTATGGGTGCTGGTCGTGGTTATTCCGTTCAGTTTCTTATTTTACAAATGGGTAGAGCAGCCGGGTATGAAGTTTGGTGAGCGGTTCTACCGCCGCAAGCAACACACACCTGGCAGGACAGAACAGTCTTCGCTACCTGAGCACGAGAAACAGGCGGCCTGA